The following is a genomic window from Gloeocapsa sp. DLM2.Bin57.
TAGCTAAAGCACCAACAGCTTCATATTTCTGATGTCCATAGGGATGATCTCGATCAGGGTAGGGTGAGGATAAGCTATTGGTTACTAAACCGAGAACATTACTAGCGCCATCTGTGGCACTATGTAAAGCATCTGCTTGTAAACTTAAAGAACCAGTAATCCAACCTATTACCCCTTTTAATAACACAACTAGGATGTTGAGAAAGAGGGTTATCAGTAAAACTTTTCTAACCCCAGCGCGATTATCTACTAACACATTTTTAGCCTCAGTTCATTAATATATATTTTAGCCATAGACATTTATAAAAATAACTGTTATACTTAGGTTATTTATAAAATAGTCTGCTTAATCCTGAATCAGGAGCGGAGGAACCAATTTTGGGGCTTATTTTTAACCAAAGTTAAAGAAGGATATCTCTCAATCCTAGCCCGTCAGCTAACTTCGTAGGCAAAGAGGGAAGACGACAATATCACTACATTACACAAACAATGTCTTGATAAAGTCAGTCAAATCGCTCGTAACTGTAAGGGTTTCACCCTGTGCTTACCATACCTTTTGATTGGAGACGTTGTTTATGTCGGGAATTACTCACAAATTTTAATTAATTATCAATAGCTCTGTTATGTCCACCCTTTCTTAAGGAGGGAGATAATTATTTATTAATTTAGCAAATAAAGCTAACAATATCGTCATAAGCATTTTTTTAAATCCTGTTTATGGCTAATTCTTGAATATTTTGTACCATTAGCAATTAAGGTGAAATTATGGAAATGATTAATAATTTACCAGCTGTGATATCAATTGTTACCTTTATGATAGTAATTGGTGTAATTATTTTCGATAAATTGCATCTAACTATTGCAGGTTTATTAGGAGCATTAATCTTAGTTTTTACTCACGTAATGACTTTACAAGAAGCGGTAGAATATATCAGCTTTAGTTACGCTACCTTAGCTTTATTCTTTGGGGTTATGGTCTTAATCAGGGCGTTTGAACCTACTAAAATATTTGAGTATTTGGCGACACAAATTATTTTATTTGCTAAAGGTTCAGGTAAATTATTATTAATAGGAATTGTCCTGGTGACTACGGTGGTTTGTTCGGTTTTACCTAATGCAACCACAGTAATGTTATTAGCTCCAGTTATTCCACCACTAGCTCAAGATTTAGGGATCAATTTTGTACCGTTACTAATCTTAATGGTCTTAGTCTCTAACAGTGCAGGTTTATTAACCTTAGTAGGAGATCCAGCTACTTTTATTGTCGGACATTCTATTAATCTTAGTTTCTTAGAATATATGCAAAGACTTAGTTTAGGAGGAATACTAGCAGTAATTGTGATCTGCTTAATGTTACCCATATTATTTAAAAAAATGTGGCGAACTAAATATAGACATTTAGAAGACTTACCCCATCCTCAAATTAATCATCCTAGAGTGTTAGCTATGGGTGGAGTAATTATGCTATTTGTGTTAGTATTTTTCGTGATAGGAGAATCATTTGTTGTCCCGATTTCTCCTGCTGCTGTAGCTTTAATGGGTGCAACTTTGGCATTATTATTAGCTCATCATAGCAAAATTGATACAGTTCAGAATATTTTGCGAGATGTAGATTGGAGTACTCTACTGTTTTTTATGTCTATTTTTGTCTTAATTGGAGGGTTACAGAAAACAGAAGTTATTAGTAGTTTATCAGGAACTTTATCATTCATAATTGGTAAAAATGTTTTTGTGGGTTCTTTATTACTACTATTTATTGTGGGATTATTATCTAATTTAGTTCCTAATATTCCCTTAGTAGTAGCAATGATACCCCTATTAAAACAACATTTAGTTACAGTAGGTTTAGCAGGTTCAGAAATTCTCGCTCACAATTATAGCGGATCATTTCCCCCAGAAGTTTTACCCCTATTTTATGCGATGATGT
Proteins encoded in this region:
- a CDS encoding transporter, with translation MINNLPAVISIVTFMIVIGVIIFDKLHLTIAGLLGALILVFTHVMTLQEAVEYISFSYATLALFFGVMVLIRAFEPTKIFEYLATQIILFAKGSGKLLLIGIVLVTTVVCSVLPNATTVMLLAPVIPPLAQDLGINFVPLLILMVLVSNSAGLLTLVGDPATFIVGHSINLSFLEYMQRLSLGGILAVIVICLMLPILFKKMWRTKYRHLEDLPHPQINHPRVLAMGGVIMLFVLVFFVIGESFVVPISPAAVALMGATLALLLAHHSKIDTVQNILRDVDWSTLLFFMSIFVLIGGLQKTEVISSLSGTLSFIIGKNVFVGSLLLLFIVGLLSNLVPNIPLVVAMIPLLKQHLVTVGLAGSEILAHNYSGSFPPEVLPLFYAMMFGATLGGNGTLVGASANIVAAGIAEQHGQKISFKTFFKYGFPLMLIQLTVAAIYLIISFLL